Proteins encoded by one window of Micromonospora coxensis:
- a CDS encoding PD-(D/E)XK motif protein — MRIGEEDWAPLEAEHHPYGIVARRLFPRSGHDIFLAVQQPSGRRVLVFRVPAAAAEEVAERHSPLASTQGLALQFATAPDGNAELRVVLTADDRREVFNPLIADVALAAQATEGPVQALTAAIERFEHWRHLLQSLRDTGLGMDARRGLFGELVVLRDHLLPALSPAEAISAWRGPTGANQDFQLPGSAIEVKTGVGRNPGSIVIASERQLDETGTDHLILAHLSVDERRGGSGESLNEVVGSLKDVMLKGPARADFSDLLVRIGYLSEHRHMYEDVRYTVRRTDFWQVIGDFPRIVEVDLRPGVGDCRYRISTAGLDQYGVSAEWVANIVKGKA, encoded by the coding sequence GTGAGGATTGGCGAAGAGGACTGGGCACCGCTTGAAGCGGAGCACCACCCGTACGGCATCGTCGCTCGTCGTCTGTTCCCACGCTCGGGGCATGACATCTTCCTGGCGGTTCAACAGCCGAGTGGGCGGCGCGTACTGGTCTTCCGTGTGCCGGCTGCGGCGGCTGAGGAAGTGGCGGAGCGACACTCCCCCCTCGCCAGCACTCAAGGTCTGGCGCTGCAGTTCGCAACGGCTCCCGACGGAAATGCCGAGCTACGGGTGGTGCTCACCGCCGACGACCGGCGAGAGGTGTTCAACCCGCTGATCGCCGATGTCGCTCTGGCAGCTCAGGCAACGGAGGGGCCGGTGCAGGCGCTCACCGCGGCGATTGAGCGCTTCGAACACTGGCGCCACCTCCTTCAGTCGCTTCGGGACACCGGCCTCGGCATGGACGCCAGGCGGGGTCTCTTCGGGGAACTTGTGGTGCTCCGTGACCACCTTCTTCCGGCCCTGTCTCCCGCTGAAGCGATTTCTGCCTGGCGGGGTCCTACCGGAGCGAATCAGGACTTTCAGTTGCCGGGGAGCGCTATCGAAGTCAAGACCGGAGTAGGCAGAAACCCCGGAAGTATCGTGATCGCCAGCGAACGTCAGCTCGACGAGACTGGGACGGACCACTTGATCCTGGCTCACCTGTCCGTGGACGAACGGCGAGGCGGTTCCGGTGAGTCGCTGAATGAGGTTGTCGGCTCGCTGAAAGACGTGATGCTAAAGGGCCCGGCTCGAGCTGATTTCAGTGACCTGCTTGTTCGGATCGGTTACCTGTCCGAGCACCGTCACATGTACGAGGACGTTCGGTACACCGTCCGCCGGACGGATTTCTGGCAGGTCATCGGCGATTTCCCACGAATCGTGGAGGTAGACCTCCGCCCCGGTGTGGGTGACTGCCGCTACC